In Longimicrobiales bacterium, the following proteins share a genomic window:
- the meaB gene encoding methylmalonyl Co-A mutase-associated GTPase MeaB, which yields MHNEHPAGTAASQAAPAITDLLARFEDGQRTALARAISIVENQRPGFRDLLRALHPRIGKAHRIGITGPPGAGKSTLTAALVRHFRARGERVGVVAVDPTSPFTGGALLGDRIRMNEIGMDDGVFIRSMATRGSLGGLALTTREIADVMDAFGFDRVIVETVGVGQSELDIARAADSTLVVLVPESGDGIQAMKAGLMEVADLFAINKSDRPGADRLAREVAMMLHLRTGETLRNVPAHHGVDMKRAARRISGATHRARRLEERGGPGPAPGPGPGADETQHAVTSSATPVEKAPPGSPAVPGPGPGPGPGPQSPSWEIPVLQTIADQDRGVTELAAALDQHLAWLRDSGELVERRRTRLSDRVRDEVRRMLERQVWQERGGDEALDAALDALVQGTETPYDVAARIVRAAGAT from the coding sequence ATGCACAACGAGCACCCAGCGGGCACAGCAGCATCGCAGGCGGCGCCCGCGATCACGGACCTGCTCGCGCGCTTCGAGGACGGGCAGCGTACCGCACTCGCGCGCGCGATCTCGATCGTCGAGAATCAGCGGCCGGGCTTTCGCGACCTGCTGCGCGCACTGCATCCCCGCATCGGCAAGGCGCACCGCATCGGCATCACCGGGCCGCCCGGTGCAGGGAAGAGCACGCTGACGGCCGCACTGGTACGCCACTTCCGCGCGCGCGGCGAGCGCGTCGGCGTGGTTGCCGTCGACCCGACCTCACCGTTCACCGGCGGCGCGCTGCTCGGCGATCGCATCCGCATGAACGAAATCGGCATGGACGACGGCGTCTTCATCCGCTCCATGGCAACGCGCGGCTCGCTCGGCGGTCTCGCGCTGACGACCCGCGAGATCGCCGACGTCATGGACGCCTTCGGCTTCGATCGCGTCATCGTCGAGACCGTCGGCGTGGGTCAATCCGAGCTGGACATCGCCCGAGCCGCCGACTCCACCCTGGTCGTGCTCGTGCCCGAGTCCGGCGACGGCATCCAGGCGATGAAGGCGGGCCTCATGGAGGTCGCCGACCTGTTCGCCATCAACAAGTCGGATCGTCCCGGCGCCGACCGCCTCGCCCGCGAAGTCGCCATGATGCTGCACCTGCGCACCGGCGAAACCCTGCGCAACGTGCCGGCGCACCATGGGGTGGATATGAAGCGGGCTGCGCGCAGGATCTCCGGCGCGACCCACAGGGCGCGGCGCCTGGAGGAGAGAGGCGGGCCGGGGCCCGCGCCGGGGCCCGGGCCCGGTGCTGACGAAACGCAGCACGCCGTGACCAGTTCTGCGACGCCCGTCGAGAAGGCGCCCCCCGGCTCACCCGCCGTTCCAGGCCCCGGCCCTGGCCCTGGCCCCGGCCCGCAGTCCCCCTCCTGGGAAATCCCCGTCCTCCAGACCATCGCCGACCAGGACAGGGGCGTCACCGAGCTTGCCGCCGCCCTGGACCAGCACCTTGCCTGGCTGCGCGACTCGGGCGAACTCGTGGAGCGGCGACGGACGCGGCTCTCGGACCGGGTGCGCGATGAGGTGCGTCGCATGCTGGAGCGCCAGGTGTGGCAGGAGCGTGGCGGCGACGAGGCGCTCGACGCAGCGCTCGACGCCCTCGTCCAGGGCACGGAAACGCCCTATGATGTGGCGGCGCGGATCGTGCGCGCGGCGGGAGCAACGTGA
- a CDS encoding AarF/UbiB family protein, with protein sequence LTRQRVLVMEWIDGDKVDRLGDRFASGDLRFNELMETLTEIYFRMMLIDGFLHADPHAGNILVQQDGRIVFLDWGMVVRLSRSHRETILRLAMATARGQVDSMINGMYELGMIDPAISRSEIREAATEIMEVVERVKELGIRRVQEMLVDIMDTFYTWPLMLPRELVYFFRAVALLEGIGFRYDQDFNGLDVVRPVVSNMKTELAAALMREPKDVAKNAFEELRTSIVALREVVGRAEREEFRVRVHPRDLMQAERFLGLQVRRVLLSVFAFTVAMITAILFIALGNWWLLGGGLVISFFMFVIVLFLPTHLLENPLRHARGLRRQ encoded by the coding sequence AGCTCACGCGCCAGCGTGTGCTCGTCATGGAGTGGATCGACGGCGACAAGGTCGACCGGCTGGGCGACCGCTTCGCGTCCGGTGATCTCCGCTTCAACGAGCTGATGGAGACGCTGACGGAGATCTACTTCCGCATGATGCTGATCGACGGGTTCCTGCATGCGGACCCGCACGCCGGCAACATCCTGGTGCAGCAGGACGGGAGGATCGTGTTCCTCGACTGGGGGATGGTCGTGCGTTTGAGCCGCAGCCATCGGGAGACGATCCTGCGCCTCGCGATGGCGACCGCACGCGGCCAGGTCGACAGCATGATCAACGGCATGTACGAGCTGGGCATGATCGACCCCGCGATCAGCCGGTCCGAGATCCGCGAGGCCGCGACCGAGATCATGGAAGTCGTCGAGCGCGTCAAGGAGCTCGGCATCCGGCGCGTTCAGGAGATGCTCGTCGACATCATGGACACGTTCTACACGTGGCCGCTCATGCTGCCGCGCGAGCTCGTCTACTTCTTCCGCGCGGTCGCGCTGCTCGAGGGGATCGGCTTCCGCTACGACCAGGACTTCAACGGGCTGGACGTGGTGCGACCGGTCGTCTCGAATATGAAGACGGAGCTCGCGGCCGCACTGATGCGTGAACCGAAGGACGTCGCGAAGAACGCGTTCGAGGAGCTGCGCACGAGCATTGTCGCGCTGCGCGAAGTGGTCGGCCGCGCCGAGCGCGAAGAGTTCCGGGTGCGCGTGCATCCGCGCGACCTCATGCAGGCTGAGCGGTTCCTGGGGCTGCAGGTACGGCGCGTTCTGCTGAGTGTGTTCGCGTTCACGGTCGCGATGATCACGGCCATCCTGTTCATTGCGCTGGGCAACTGGTGGCTGCTCGGCGGCGGACTCGTGATCAGTTTCTTCATGTTCGTGATCGTGCTCTTCCTGCCCACGCACCTGCTGGAGAACCCGCTGCGGCATGCACGGGGGCTGCGCCGGCAGTAG
- a CDS encoding carboxyl transferase domain-containing protein produces MSARVQAAGAGRLESLTRELRALEARLREGGGPEKTERQHAQGKLTARERIELLRDPGTYFLEIGLLVAHDRYDGQAPAAGVVTGIITVHDRPVVVIANDATVKAGSWWPETITKMLRAQEIAMRCRVPIVYLVDSAGVNLPYQGGVFPGQYGASRIFYYNSIMRRYLHVPQIAAVMGPCIAGGAYLPALSDVILMVEGTSFMGLGGPNLVKGATGQTVDAETLGGAWTHTALSGVAHYRMSDDRACIDRIRQLIEELPYDVSPPASPASSTTSAEAPALGALLPDDHRQPYDAHALLAALLDEDGLDEFQADRAPEMICGTGRVDGVRVGVIANARGMIRDPAGGPPRFGGIVYADSAEKIAYFIETMNRHRTPLLFVQDVSGFMVGPDAEHSGIIRAGARFVEAMATAVVPKVVLTINHASGAGYYAMAGQGFDPDFIFTWPTGRMGVMEGDSAVMALFGPQLDELKKTRGRPDEALQKKIDAVRADYEKQLDARYAAARGFVDAVIAPEETRTVLGLALRTALHNEGPHLGPWGELGRT; encoded by the coding sequence GTGAGCGCACGCGTGCAGGCGGCCGGGGCCGGACGGCTGGAGTCGCTGACACGGGAGCTGCGCGCTCTCGAGGCGCGCCTGCGGGAAGGGGGCGGCCCCGAGAAAACCGAGCGCCAGCACGCGCAGGGCAAGCTCACCGCACGCGAGCGGATCGAGCTGCTGCGCGACCCGGGCACGTACTTCCTGGAAATCGGTCTGCTCGTCGCACACGATCGCTACGACGGCCAGGCACCCGCCGCCGGTGTCGTCACCGGCATCATCACGGTACATGACCGGCCGGTCGTCGTCATCGCGAACGATGCCACCGTGAAAGCCGGGTCCTGGTGGCCGGAAACGATCACCAAGATGCTGCGCGCGCAGGAGATCGCGATGCGCTGCAGGGTGCCGATCGTCTACCTCGTCGATTCCGCGGGTGTCAACCTGCCGTACCAGGGTGGCGTCTTCCCCGGGCAGTACGGCGCGAGCCGCATCTTCTACTACAACTCGATCATGCGCCGCTACCTGCACGTTCCGCAGATCGCGGCGGTCATGGGGCCCTGCATTGCGGGCGGTGCGTACCTGCCGGCGCTCTCGGACGTGATCCTCATGGTGGAGGGCACGAGCTTCATGGGACTGGGCGGGCCCAACCTCGTGAAGGGCGCGACCGGCCAGACGGTGGACGCTGAAACGCTCGGCGGCGCCTGGACGCATACCGCGCTGTCCGGCGTCGCGCATTACCGCATGAGCGATGATCGTGCGTGCATCGATCGCATCCGGCAGCTGATCGAGGAGCTGCCTTACGACGTTTCGCCACCTGCGTCCCCGGCCTCATCCACCACGTCCGCGGAAGCGCCGGCGCTCGGCGCGCTGCTGCCCGACGATCACCGCCAGCCCTACGACGCCCACGCGCTGCTCGCGGCCCTGCTGGACGAGGACGGGCTCGACGAATTCCAGGCGGACCGCGCACCGGAGATGATCTGCGGCACCGGTCGCGTCGATGGCGTGCGTGTCGGCGTGATTGCGAACGCGCGCGGGATGATCCGTGACCCGGCCGGCGGGCCGCCGCGCTTTGGCGGCATCGTCTATGCCGACAGCGCGGAAAAGATCGCGTACTTCATCGAGACCATGAACCGCCACCGTACACCGCTGCTCTTCGTGCAGGACGTGAGCGGCTTCATGGTGGGTCCGGATGCGGAGCACTCCGGCATCATCCGCGCGGGAGCGCGCTTCGTCGAGGCGATGGCGACCGCCGTGGTGCCGAAGGTCGTGCTCACGATCAACCATGCATCCGGCGCAGGCTACTACGCGATGGCGGGGCAGGGCTTTGATCCTGACTTCATCTTCACCTGGCCTACCGGGCGCATGGGCGTTATGGAGGGCGACAGCGCCGTCATGGCGCTGTTCGGCCCGCAGCTCGACGAGCTGAAGAAGACGCGCGGCAGGCCGGACGAGGCGCTGCAGAAGAAGATCGATGCGGTGCGCGCCGACTACGAGAAGCAGCTGGACGCGCGTTACGCCGCGGCACGCGGCTTCGTGGATGCCGTCATTGCGCCCGAGGAGACGCGCACGGTGCTGGGACTCGCACTGCGCACGGCACTGCACAATGAGGGTCCGCACCTGGGACCGTGGGGAGAGCTGGGCAGGACATGA
- a CDS encoding methylmalonyl-CoA mutase family protein, with amino-acid sequence MGVMDRDARTGAVPAGLSERLEAQERELAELRSRLAGWEAAFERQAAREPSFTTVSGVPVEPLYTPADLAPGWNYLEHLGLPGEYPFTRGPYTSMYRTRLWTMRQFAGFGTAAETNRRYKYLLDHGQTGLSVAFDFPTLMGYDSDHPRSLGEVGKCGVAISSLADMETLFDGIPLDQVSVSMTINGPAIMLFCFYVIAAEKQGISPERLRGTVQNDILKEYMAQHAWIYPVDPALKLIVDMFEWASKHAPRYNPISISGYHIREAGATAAQELAFTLRNGFEYVERGIERGLDVDEFAPRLSFFFDVHNDFFEEIAKFRAARRIWAKRMRDVYGAKKEESWRLRTHAQTAGVTLVAQQPENNIVRVAYQAMAAALGGTQSLHTNSMDETLALPTEKSVRIALRTQQVLAYETGIANTIDPLAGSYYIESLTDRLEQEAEEMFEEIERIGGVARGLEMGYFQREIALSAQRQQREIESGDRVIVGVNEFTEGGTDDDVDILRIDDTPERRQRERLAELRSRRDQQLVDSSLERLQAAARSDENVIEPMLDCVRAYCTLYEIRHALEEVYGAYREPVFF; translated from the coding sequence ATGGGAGTGATGGATCGCGATGCGCGGACGGGTGCAGTGCCGGCCGGGCTGAGTGAGCGTCTGGAAGCGCAGGAGCGGGAGCTCGCCGAGCTCCGCTCCAGGCTGGCTGGGTGGGAAGCGGCCTTCGAGCGCCAGGCGGCACGCGAGCCGTCGTTCACGACCGTGTCCGGCGTCCCGGTCGAGCCGCTCTACACGCCCGCTGACCTCGCCCCCGGCTGGAACTACCTCGAGCACCTCGGCCTGCCGGGCGAGTATCCGTTCACCCGCGGGCCGTACACCTCGATGTACCGGACGCGCCTCTGGACGATGCGACAGTTCGCCGGCTTCGGCACCGCCGCGGAGACGAACCGCCGCTACAAGTACCTGCTCGACCATGGGCAGACGGGCCTGTCCGTCGCGTTCGACTTCCCGACGCTGATGGGGTACGACTCCGACCACCCGCGCTCACTGGGCGAGGTCGGGAAGTGCGGCGTGGCCATCAGCTCGCTCGCGGACATGGAGACGCTGTTCGACGGCATCCCGCTCGACCAGGTCTCCGTTTCCATGACGATCAACGGCCCCGCGATCATGCTCTTCTGCTTCTACGTCATCGCGGCGGAGAAGCAGGGCATCAGCCCGGAGCGTCTGCGCGGCACCGTTCAGAACGACATCCTGAAGGAGTACATGGCGCAGCACGCGTGGATCTATCCGGTGGATCCCGCACTCAAGCTGATCGTCGACATGTTCGAGTGGGCATCGAAGCACGCACCCAGGTACAACCCGATCTCGATCAGCGGCTATCACATCCGCGAGGCCGGCGCCACGGCAGCGCAGGAGCTGGCCTTCACGCTGCGCAACGGCTTCGAGTACGTCGAGCGCGGTATCGAGCGGGGCCTCGATGTCGACGAGTTCGCGCCGCGCCTGTCGTTCTTCTTCGACGTGCACAATGACTTCTTCGAGGAGATCGCGAAGTTCCGCGCTGCGCGCCGCATCTGGGCGAAGCGCATGCGCGACGTTTACGGCGCGAAGAAGGAGGAGTCGTGGCGGCTGCGCACGCACGCGCAGACCGCGGGCGTGACGCTCGTCGCGCAGCAGCCGGAGAACAACATCGTGCGCGTCGCCTACCAGGCGATGGCAGCGGCGCTGGGCGGCACGCAGTCGCTCCACACGAACTCGATGGACGAGACGCTCGCACTGCCGACGGAGAAGTCCGTGCGTATCGCGCTCCGCACGCAGCAGGTCCTGGCCTATGAGACAGGCATTGCGAACACGATCGACCCGCTCGCCGGTAGCTACTACATCGAGTCGCTGACCGACCGGCTGGAGCAGGAAGCCGAGGAGATGTTCGAGGAGATCGAGCGCATCGGCGGCGTCGCGCGCGGGCTGGAGATGGGCTACTTCCAGCGCGAGATCGCGCTCAGCGCGCAGCGCCAGCAGCGCGAGATCGAGAGCGGCGACCGCGTGATCGTCGGCGTCAACGAGTTCACCGAGGGCGGAACGGACGACGACGTGGATATCCTGCGCATCGACGATACGCCCGAGCGGCGTCAGCGCGAGCGGCTGGCGGAGCTGCGCTCGCGGCGGGATCAGCAGCTCGTCGACAGCTCGCTCGAGCGGCTGCAGGCGGCCGCGCGCTCGGACGAGAACGTGATCGAGCCGATGCTCGACTGCGTCCGTGCGTACTGCACGCTCTACGAGATCCGGCACGCGCTCGAGGAGGTCTACGGCGCGTACCGGGAGCCGGTCTTCTTCTAG
- a CDS encoding acyclic terpene utilization AtuA family protein yields MKKIRIASGQGFWGDRLSAPVEQVRRGPVDYLMLDYLAEVTMSIMQRQRMRDPAQGYARDFVPLMGEILPDIVKQNIRVIANAGGVNPTACRDGVLEQARAKGFAGRLKVGVVSGDDIMERLEELVRAGHELRNMDDGRPLDDVLGRIQSANAYIGAEPIIEALKREAQVVITGRSTDTALTYAPMMYEFGWRDTDWDRLAAGVVAGHINECGAQATGGNSIVAWEEIDDLGDVGYPIIEAYEDGTFVVTKHDGTGGRVSRAVVAEQILYEMGNPAEYITPDVVADFTTIQLHDEGENRVRVHGVRGGPRTDRLKVSISYSAGWKAAGTLVYGWPDPVKKAEYAARILRERLDRMGAKFDSVRVEYVGWNACHGPLAGPPPADLPEVELRVAVRAQDREAVEMFSRELAPLILTGPPTVTGFAGGRPRVQEIVAYWPALIDRSVIEPELRVDVLEA; encoded by the coding sequence ATGAAGAAGATCCGCATTGCATCCGGCCAGGGGTTCTGGGGCGACCGGCTTTCGGCTCCCGTCGAGCAGGTGCGGCGCGGCCCTGTCGACTACCTGATGCTGGACTACCTGGCCGAAGTCACGATGTCGATCATGCAGCGACAGCGCATGCGCGATCCTGCGCAGGGTTACGCGCGCGACTTCGTGCCGCTCATGGGCGAGATCCTGCCCGATATCGTGAAGCAGAACATCCGTGTCATCGCCAATGCAGGCGGCGTCAACCCGACTGCCTGCCGTGACGGCGTGCTCGAGCAGGCGCGCGCGAAGGGGTTCGCCGGCAGGCTGAAGGTCGGCGTCGTCAGCGGTGACGATATCATGGAGCGTCTCGAGGAGCTGGTACGCGCAGGCCACGAGCTGCGCAACATGGACGATGGCCGGCCGCTCGACGATGTGCTCGGCCGCATCCAGAGCGCCAATGCGTATATCGGCGCGGAGCCGATCATCGAGGCCCTGAAGCGCGAAGCGCAGGTCGTGATCACCGGCCGCTCGACGGACACGGCACTCACGTACGCGCCGATGATGTACGAGTTCGGCTGGCGCGACACCGACTGGGATCGGCTCGCCGCGGGCGTCGTTGCAGGGCACATCAACGAATGCGGCGCACAGGCCACCGGCGGCAACTCGATCGTCGCGTGGGAGGAGATCGATGATCTCGGCGACGTCGGCTACCCGATCATCGAGGCGTACGAGGACGGCACCTTCGTCGTCACCAAGCACGATGGCACCGGTGGCCGCGTCAGCCGCGCCGTCGTCGCGGAGCAGATCCTCTACGAGATGGGCAACCCCGCGGAGTACATCACGCCCGACGTGGTCGCGGACTTCACGACGATCCAGCTCCACGACGAGGGCGAGAATCGCGTGCGCGTGCACGGCGTGCGCGGCGGACCGCGCACGGACAGGCTGAAGGTGTCGATCTCGTACAGCGCCGGCTGGAAGGCGGCGGGCACGCTCGTGTACGGCTGGCCCGATCCGGTGAAGAAGGCGGAGTACGCCGCCCGCATCCTGCGTGAGCGGCTGGACCGCATGGGCGCGAAGTTCGACAGCGTGCGCGTCGAGTACGTCGGCTGGAACGCCTGTCACGGGCCGCTCGCGGGGCCGCCGCCGGCGGACCTGCCGGAGGTCGAGCTGCGGGTTGCGGTGCGCGCGCAGGACAGGGAAGCGGTCGAGATGTTTTCGCGTGAGCTCGCGCCGCTCATCCTGACCGGCCCGCCGACCGTCACGGGGTTTGCCGGTGGCCGCCCGCGCGTGCAGGAGATCGTCGCGTACTGGCCGGCGCTGATCGACCGCAGCGTGATCGAGCCCGAATTGCGCGTCGACGTACTGGAGGCATGA
- a CDS encoding enoyl-CoA hydratase-related protein, translated as MSERLTCTIAEGIARLTLNRPEKRNALDGETVAALHRAIDDVERDAGVRVIAVQGAGADFCAGADLAQLERIAEGAGVLENLDDATALGELFIRMRRARQPIVALVHGNAIAGGAGLATACDVILAREDAVFGYPEVQLGFVPAMVMALLRRSLGEKRAFELVARGERITARHAHDLGLVNHVYPRSSFEEEAHAYLRGFAARSASAIRLTKRLLYGMDGLSFEEAIARGAEVNVLARNTEDCRQGVRDFLARRKS; from the coding sequence ATGAGCGAACGGCTTACGTGCACCATCGCCGAAGGCATTGCGAGGCTGACCCTGAACCGGCCCGAGAAGCGGAATGCGCTGGACGGGGAGACGGTCGCCGCACTGCACCGCGCGATCGACGACGTGGAGCGTGATGCCGGTGTGCGCGTCATTGCGGTCCAGGGAGCGGGTGCCGACTTCTGCGCTGGTGCCGACCTCGCCCAGCTGGAGCGCATTGCCGAGGGGGCGGGTGTCCTCGAGAACCTCGACGATGCTACCGCCCTCGGTGAGCTGTTCATACGGATGCGCCGCGCGCGTCAGCCGATCGTTGCGCTCGTCCATGGCAACGCGATCGCAGGCGGTGCAGGGCTCGCGACCGCCTGCGACGTGATCCTCGCCCGCGAGGATGCCGTCTTTGGCTACCCGGAGGTGCAGCTCGGCTTCGTGCCCGCCATGGTGATGGCGCTGCTGCGGCGGTCGCTCGGGGAGAAGCGCGCGTTCGAGCTGGTCGCGCGCGGTGAACGGATCACGGCCAGGCACGCGCACGACCTGGGCCTCGTGAATCACGTGTATCCACGCTCCTCCTTCGAGGAAGAGGCGCACGCGTACCTTCGCGGGTTCGCAGCTCGCTCCGCGTCCGCGATCCGGCTGACCAAGCGGCTGCTCTACGGGATGGACGGCCTGTCCTTCGAAGAGGCGATCGCGCGAGGCGCAGAGGTGAATGTGCTGGCGCGCAACACCGAGGATTGCCGCCAGGGCGTGCGGGACTTTCTTGCGCGCAGAAAGTCGTAA
- a CDS encoding class I SAM-dependent methyltransferase, translating to MSADAQWWRTYFDDVFFRLHDPLFTEAASRQEVGAIREILALPVGARILDVPCGWGRHTALFAEAGLLAYGADISTELLVRAEPGQRPRSARYAAADLRMLPFADASFDAVVNVFTSLGLFLDDAEDVRALVEARRVLAPGGVLLLESMHRDEVIAAFAERDRWKLPDGTEIRVRRRFDPVTGISHERWRWRSGDGREQGEKRHALRLRTATEIDGLLRAAGFRDVAYFGDWDGSPLTHDAERLIAVARP from the coding sequence GTGAGTGCCGATGCACAGTGGTGGCGGACATATTTCGACGACGTCTTCTTCCGCCTGCATGATCCCCTGTTCACCGAAGCGGCCAGCCGGCAGGAGGTCGGTGCGATCCGCGAGATCCTCGCACTGCCGGTCGGCGCACGCATCCTCGACGTGCCGTGCGGCTGGGGACGCCACACCGCTCTCTTCGCGGAGGCGGGGCTGCTGGCGTACGGTGCGGACATTTCGACGGAGCTGCTGGTGCGCGCCGAGCCCGGGCAGCGGCCGCGCAGCGCGCGCTATGCCGCCGCGGATCTGCGCATGCTGCCATTTGCCGACGCGAGCTTCGATGCCGTCGTCAACGTGTTCACCAGCCTGGGCCTGTTCCTCGACGACGCTGAGGACGTGCGAGCGCTCGTGGAGGCCCGCCGCGTCCTCGCGCCGGGCGGTGTCCTGCTCCTCGAGAGCATGCATCGCGACGAGGTGATCGCCGCGTTCGCCGAGCGCGACCGCTGGAAACTGCCGGACGGCACGGAGATCCGGGTGCGCAGGCGCTTCGACCCGGTGACGGGCATCAGCCACGAACGCTGGCGCTGGCGCAGTGGTGACGGCAGGGAGCAGGGGGAGAAGCGACACGCGCTGCGGCTGCGGACGGCAACGGAGATCGACGGCCTCCTCCGGGCAGCAGGGTTCCGGGACGTCGCATACTTCGGCGACTGGGACGGCTCACCGCTGACGCACGACGCCGAGCGGCTGATCGCGGTGGCGCGCCCCTGA
- a CDS encoding cobalamin B12-binding domain-containing protein: protein MTDRKIRVLVAKPGLDGHDRGAKVIASAFRDGGFEVIYTGLHQTPEMIVNAAVQEDVDVVALSILSGAHMTLFPRVLELLRNEGMGHVLVIGGGIMPEEDIAALEAQGVGKLFGPGTPTTAPIDFVRDYFSRREAGAAGPS from the coding sequence ATGACTGATCGCAAGATCCGCGTGCTGGTGGCCAAGCCAGGCCTGGACGGGCACGATCGCGGCGCCAAGGTGATCGCCAGCGCCTTCCGGGATGGCGGCTTCGAGGTGATCTACACCGGCCTGCACCAGACGCCGGAGATGATCGTGAACGCAGCGGTGCAGGAGGACGTCGACGTCGTCGCGCTGTCCATCCTGTCGGGTGCGCACATGACGCTGTTCCCGCGCGTGCTCGAGCTGCTGCGCAACGAGGGGATGGGTCATGTCCTCGTGATCGGCGGCGGTATCATGCCCGAGGAGGACATCGCTGCGCTGGAGGCACAGGGTGTCGGCAAGCTGTTCGGGCCGGGCACGCCGACCACCGCCCCGATCGATTTCGTACGTGACTACTTCTCCCGGCGGGAGGCGGGCGCCGCGGGCCCGTCGTGA
- a CDS encoding hemolysin family protein, producing MGEEHVVEALSAGGMLLRLGIALLLVAANGFFVAAEFALVGARRTRIDALARAGNRSAKLASSAIQHLDHYISGTQLGITLSSLALGWVGESTIAAMLVQVFEALPPPFDVVASHTVAIVVAFLLITVLHIVLGELAPKSLALLFPERVSMATAGPLIVFSRLLTPFIVFLNGAANLLLKMFGLRAPTEMERVHRPEEIEMLLTQSYEHGLLREEPVEMIRGVFHLSETQASEVMTPRTSVIALPVETPLEEAADFILENGHSRYPVYEETIDHVVGVVLARDVWQALRGSGAPLREIAREALFVPDTKSIEQLLREMQKDGTHMAVVVDEFGGTAGIVTIEDLLEEVVGEISDETDEEQSSFETMPDGTIQFGGVVAIAELNDIFGLRLPDEDYTTVGGFVLGRLGRLARVGDEVEIRGGRLRVLSVKGRRIEKLALRLAPRIGADDEDAGNMDDLEHESLE from the coding sequence ATGGGTGAGGAGCACGTCGTAGAGGCGCTCAGCGCCGGCGGCATGCTGCTGCGCCTCGGAATCGCCCTGCTGCTCGTCGCCGCCAACGGGTTCTTCGTGGCCGCCGAATTCGCGCTGGTCGGTGCGCGGCGAACGCGCATTGACGCGCTCGCGCGCGCGGGCAACCGCAGCGCGAAGCTTGCCAGCTCCGCGATCCAGCATCTCGATCATTACATTTCGGGTACGCAGCTGGGCATCACGCTTTCGTCGCTCGCGCTCGGATGGGTTGGCGAGAGCACGATTGCCGCAATGCTGGTGCAGGTGTTCGAGGCACTGCCGCCGCCGTTCGATGTCGTCGCGTCGCACACGGTCGCGATCGTGGTGGCCTTTCTGCTGATCACGGTCCTGCACATCGTGCTTGGCGAGCTCGCTCCGAAATCGCTGGCGCTGCTGTTCCCGGAGCGGGTCAGCATGGCGACGGCGGGTCCGCTCATCGTCTTCTCCCGGCTGCTCACCCCGTTCATCGTGTTCCTGAACGGCGCGGCGAACCTGCTCCTGAAGATGTTCGGCCTGCGCGCACCCACCGAAATGGAACGTGTGCACAGGCCGGAGGAAATCGAGATGCTGCTCACGCAGAGCTACGAGCACGGGCTGCTGCGTGAGGAGCCGGTCGAGATGATCCGCGGTGTGTTCCACCTGTCGGAGACCCAGGCGTCGGAAGTGATGACGCCGCGCACGTCGGTGATCGCCCTTCCGGTCGAGACGCCGCTCGAGGAAGCAGCGGATTTCATCCTGGAGAACGGGCACTCCCGCTACCCGGTCTACGAGGAGACGATCGACCACGTGGTCGGGGTCGTGCTGGCGCGCGACGTCTGGCAGGCGCTGCGGGGGAGCGGCGCGCCACTGCGCGAGATCGCCCGCGAGGCGCTCTTCGTGCCCGACACGAAGTCGATCGAGCAGCTCCTCCGCGAGATGCAGAAGGATGGAACGCACATGGCCGTCGTCGTGGACGAGTTCGGCGGTACAGCCGGCATCGTCACGATCGAGGACCTCCTCGAAGAGGTCGTTGGCGAGATCTCCGACGAGACGGACGAGGAGCAGAGCAGCTTCGAGACGATGCCCGACGGCACGATCCAGTTCGGCGGCGTCGTGGCGATCGCCGAGTTGAACGACATCTTCGGGCTGCGGCTGCCGGACGAGGATTACACGACGGTCGGCGGCTTCGTCCTCGGCCGGCTCGGTCGCCTTGCGCGCGTGGGCGACGAGGTCGAGATCCGCGGTGGCCGGTTGCGCGTGCTGAGTGTGAAGGGGCGGCGCATCGAGAAGCTGGCGCTGCGGCTCGCGCCGCGCATCGGCGCGGACGACGAGGACGCCGGGAACATGGACGACCTCGAGCACGAGTCACTCGAGTGA